From a region of the Danio aesculapii chromosome 4, fDanAes4.1, whole genome shotgun sequence genome:
- the atp5f1c gene encoding ATP synthase subunit gamma, mitochondrial isoform X2 translates to MFARTSAAVFLPQCGQVRNMATLKDITIRLKSIKNIQKITKSMKMVAAAKYSRAERSLKPARVYGTGALALYEKAEIKAPEDKNKHLIIGVSSDRGLCGAIHSSVAKAIKSEIAKLSGAGKEVMVVNIGDKLRGLLYRTHGKHILINCKEVGRKPPTFTDASIIATELLDSGYEFDQGSIVYNRFRSVISYKTDEKPLYSIDTVASSENMGIYDDIDADVLRNYQEFALVNIIYFGLKESTTSEQSARMTAMDSASKNASEMIDKLTLTFNRTRQAVITKELIEIISGAAAL, encoded by the exons TGGGCAGGTCAGGAACATGGCAACCTTGAAGGACA TCACCATTCGGTTGAAGTCCATCAAGAACATCCAGAAGATTACCAAGTCCATGAAGATGGTGGCAGCAGCGAAATATTCCAGAGCTGAGAGGTCTCTGAAGCCTGCCCGGGTTTACGGCACTGGCGCATTGG CTCTCTATGAGAAGGCAGAGATCAAGGCTCCGGAAGACAAGAATAAGCACTTGATCATCGGTGTCTCATCTGACCGTGGTCTTTGCGGTGCCATCCACAGCAGTGTGGCCAAAGCCATCAAGAGTGAGATTGCCAAGCTCTCTGGTGCTGGCAAAGAGGTCATGGTTGTCAATATTGGTGACAAACTCAGAGGTCTGCTCTACAG GACCCATGGCAAACACATCCTGATCAACTGTAAGGAGGTGGGCCGTAAGCCTCCTACTTTCACTGATGCTTCTATCATTGCCACTGAACTGCTGGACTCTGGCTATGAGTTCGACCAGGGATCCATCGTATACAACAGATTCAG GTCTGTGATTTCATACAAGACAGACGAGAAACCTCTATATTCCATCGACACTGTTGCAAGTTCAG agaATATGGGCATCTATGATGACATTGATGCCGATGTACTGAGGAACTATCAGGAGTTTGCCCTGGTCAACATCATCTACTTTGGGCTGAAAGAGTCCACCACCAGTGAGCAGAGTGCTAGGATGACCGCTATGGACAGCGCTAGCAAGAACGCTT CTGAGATGATCGACAAGCTGACCCTGACCTTTAACCGAACCCGCCAGGCCGTCATCACCAAGGAGCTCATTGAGATCATTTCTGGAGCTGCTGCTTTGTAA
- the atp5f1c gene encoding ATP synthase subunit gamma, mitochondrial isoform X1 yields MFARTSAAVFLPQCGQVRNMATLKDITIRLKSIKNIQKITKSMKMVAAAKYSRAERSLKPARVYGTGALALYEKAEIKAPEDKNKHLIIGVSSDRGLCGAIHSSVAKAIKSEIAKLSGAGKEVMVVNIGDKLRGLLYRTHGKHILINCKEVGRKPPTFTDASIIATELLDSGYEFDQGSIVYNRFRSVISYKTDEKPLYSIDTVASSENMGIYDDIDADVLRNYQEFALVNIIYFGLKESTTSEQSARMTAMDSASKNASEMIDKLTLTFNRTRQAVITKELIEIISGAAAL; encoded by the exons TGGGCAGGTCAGGAACATGGCAACCTTGAAGGACA TCACCATTCGGTTGAAGTCCATCAAGAACATCCAGAAGATTACCAAGTCCATGAAGATGGTGGCAGCAGCGAAATATTCCAGAGCTGAGAGGTCTCTGAAGCCTGCCCGGGTTTACGGCACTGGCGCATTGG CTCTCTATGAGAAGGCAGAGATCAAGGCTCCGGAAGACAAGAATAAGCACTTGATCATCGGTGTCTCATCTGACCGTGGTCTTTGCGGTGCCATCCACAGCAGTGTGGCCAAAGCCATCAAGAGTGAGATTGCCAAGCTCTCTGGTGCTGGCAAAGAGGTCATGGTTGTCAATATTGGTGACAAACTCAGAGGTCTGCTCTACAG GACCCATGGCAAACACATCCTGATCAACTGTAAGGAGGTGGGCCGTAAGCCTCCTACTTTCACTGATGCTTCTATCATTGCCACTGAACTGCTGGACTCTGGCTATGAGTTCGACCAGGGATCCATCGTATACAACAGATTCAG GTCTGTGATTTCATACAAGACAGACGAGAAACCTCTATATTCCATCGACACTGTTGCAAGTTCAG agaATATGGGCATCTATGATGACATTGATGCCGATGTACTGAGGAACTATCAGGAGTTTGCCCTGGTCAACATCATCTACTTTGGGCTGAAAGAGTCCACCACCAGTGAGCAGAGTGCTAGGATGACCGCTATGGACAGCGCTAGCAAGAACGCTT CTGAGATGATCGACAAGCTGACCCTGACCTTTAACCGAACCCGCCAGGCCGTCATCACCAAGGAGCTCATTGAGATCATTTCTGGAGCTGCTGCTTT ATAA